One window of the Camelina sativa cultivar DH55 chromosome 1, Cs, whole genome shotgun sequence genome contains the following:
- the LOC104782346 gene encoding uncharacterized protein LOC104782346, whose translation MASWKKTIATPFKKAATFFNQPQESPKKGSRGGRMDAKAREEHEKRMVQELQGEVMACGYDDVLVMWSILDKSNSSNSLTA comes from the coding sequence atggcatcaTGGAAGAAAACAATAGCAACACCATTCAAGAAAGCGGCAACATTCTTCAACCAACCGCAAGAATCACCAAAGAAGGGTTCCCGCGGTGGAAGAATGGATGCGAAAGCGAGGGAAGAACACGAGAAGAGAATGGTTCAAGAGCTTCAAGGAGAAGTCATGGCTTGTGGATATGACGACGTTCTCGTCATGTGGTCTATTCTTGACAAATCTAACTCCTCCAATAGCCTCACTGCTTAA